aatttcctacaaaaaagtattttataaatttttccataaacttgatatttaaaaaaatacatcaattttttactctggaaatttaatcgaaaaaattattaccaaaaaaatatgatttatagtaataataatgaattataaatatgttacCCAAGTAAATGCGTAATACTCTCTCTTACTTAGTCATTCTTACAATCCCTAGTAAACTAAGTAAACTAAATTcatatgtatgtgtgttaTGTTCTAGATTCTTTAGTACTGAATAGACATTCTATAAATATAACTCGCCAAaatagccaaaaaaaaaaaaaaaaaaacaatttggcTTACAAAATACCCCCATTATTTTGTCTACTAGATTTTATTTCGTCACtcatttacttaatttttttttctttttcctaAATTTTCCTTTATCAATTAAAGCCCACATTTATTTTTCCCAATTCCAGtccaaatttcgaaaattcctCAAAAACGTttcccacttttttttttctaaatttcatCCTCTACAATTTCATTCCTATACATTTTTCCCATATCTCCCATAGATTACCCACAATATGAATTCAAACTCCattcataaaattcaaatttcaaaaattcaaattttaaatttcccgccaaaatttaattttccccCCATGCATTCTACAGCTCAAAAAATGTCCCCTAAAAAgatccataaatttttttcccctATTTTCcccataaaaattcatatatttaatccaAAACTCCCTCACATATATCGCGATCCAAAGACTTCTTATTGAAATGATACATTATAATTCAAAGATCATATCTTAAAATTCGTCTAGACTATACTCCACTTGGTAGGGAGACCCTCTCTATAAAAGTCCTCATCATCAGCTAAACAAATCACACTCTCTCTCATCTTATCCACTTTAAATCCTCaaactccaaaaaaattaaaatacaaaaaaaaaattattatttaatttttttaatcctcatatttacatacgtccatctatacacacatacacacccatactcatatatatatatacatatattcatatatataaaaaatataaatactcaTAAATTTACTACGCGGCTGACTATTACCGCGTACTTATGCTTTCATACCGACACCGGTCACCTCAGTTGAGTCTTACATCTCGTACCGTCAACATTACCgtctgttaaaaaattttttttcattttcaaatttatttcattttttttctcaaaaaaaaaattcaaatttcaaatttttcaagtgacGATGAGTGActaaaaaaagtgtaaaaaaaaaaaaaatgaatttaaaagtgattatttttttaaacatcgcCACGTGCGTATGGACACGTCCtgcaaatttgaatttaaatctaaacaataataaaaataatgaaaattatttattggaacgAGTAAGCCGCAGTTTGGATGggtctgaaaaaaattttccattcaGTCCAAAAACATTGGAGACGATGTTGGAGAAagcgattttaaaaataataactggaGACTTAAGTAATGgggatttattattattgagaaGTTTGAATTACAGTTTAGAGGAAATTTTGGCGATAAGAGACCgcgagtttaaaaaaaatgacgacAATTATTTGGGGGGCAGAGATAATTTCCGGGAAGTTTTcgatgaaaattttgagtccacggaaaagtataataatttttttaaaaaaactgatgatgatgatgatgacagTATTGACATCGACGCGTACAATCGACAAGCGGTTTTGGATTACGAAAATTTGGCCAATAAAATGGAGGAATTCGAGAGGAAAAATGAAGACGGGGGTGGGGGTGAGggtgaaattgaaaaaaatggggGAGAAAATAAAACCGATGATGGGAATGATGATCATTTGGCATTCGCTCGAGCAATGGAACCGCACGTTGTTTTCAAAATCGGGTATAATGAGACcggaaatgaaaataatgggAGTGAAAAATTGGAAATGACCACGaatggaaataatttatttcctgaTTTGTCTACTGTTTTGCCTGGGACAGATAAACCTGATGGTAAATTAGAGGAAAATGAGACGACGGAGGGTCAAGGGGGGAGGGAGGAAAAGCCGGGTAAGAAGGTGTCGGAGTATGAGGGACTGGAGTGGGTGGAAGATGATGTTTATCGCGTGATACCTGAAGCGCTGAATGAACAAGCCGATGAGAGTGAGGAAGAGAGGGGGGACGATGTAACTGATGACGAATTTGGGTTTGAGGGTTTTGATGTGAGGGATCAAGAGGTAAAGGGGGCTAATGACACTTGGAATTACGATAATGGAAATTTGTCGGCTTATCAACAATTGGCGTTAGCGCATCGACGAGAGTaagttgttttttatttcaaattaacgTAACTTGGAAATTATTgggtttagaaaaaaaactaaagaaaacttttttgtaggaaatttaatttcctataaatttgatttcttatgtttttgtcatatttttgatatatggcacataaatttgattttaaagaacccggtttttaaaaattggaggCTTTTGAATCTCTCAGTAGTTTTTTGGCTTTGAATTCAAATTGTGACTgaactattgaaaatatgacaaatatataagaatacttttttgtagaaaatttaatttcctataaatttaATCTCTTATgtttttgtcatatttttgatgtatggcatcgaa
This sequence is a window from Microplitis mediator isolate UGA2020A chromosome 3, iyMicMedi2.1, whole genome shotgun sequence. Protein-coding genes within it:
- the LOC130665187 gene encoding uncharacterized protein LOC130665187 isoform X3; this encodes MNLKVIIFLNIATCVWTRPANLNLNLNNNKNNENYLLERVSRSLDGSEKNFPFSPKTLETMLEKAILKIITGDLSNGDLLLLRSLNYSLEEILAIRDREFKKNDDNYLGGRDNFREVFDENFESTEKYNNFFKKTDDDDDDSIDIDAYNRQAVLDYENLANKMEEFERKNEDGGGGEGEIEKNGGENKTDDGNDDHLAFARAMEPHVVFKIGYNETGNENNGSEKLEMTTNGNNLFPDLSTVLPGTDKPDGKLEENETTEGQGGREEKPGKKVSEYEGLEWVEDDVYRVIPEALNEQADESEEERGDDVTDDEFGFEGFDVRDQEVKGANDTWNYDNGNLSAYQQLALAHRRDGNQSSFDSQGQKAIEDIKLRVLAMTGRFNLTSTDNQVQRERLTMFTPTCQVPKNTDAEIWADPFSMNMYFQINLTSDDHVVAAKLRLYKLPQNMSLLSSTSSPSEEEDEEDKKIRISIYFYMRSLKKHRSKKKLMDSVVTPLTSEGSHLALDVRQALRYWRQAPRIHASGTNNHGLVVQVEDQEGRPLKPALYVQDSCHTDDNTDNKTNASLHSSFEPVLVTFAS
- the LOC130665187 gene encoding uncharacterized protein LOC130665187 isoform X1 produces the protein MNLKVIIFLNIATCVWTRPANLNLNLNNNKNNENYLLERVSRSLDGSEKNFPFSPKTLETMLEKAILKIITGDLSNGDLLLLRSLNYSLEEILAIRDREFKKNDDNYLGGRDNFREVFDENFESTEKYNNFFKKTDDDDDDSIDIDAYNRQAVLDYENLANKMEEFERKNEDGGGGEGEIEKNGGENKTDDGNDDHLAFARAMEPHVVFKIGYNETGNENNGSEKLEMTTNGNNLFPDLSTVLPGTDKPDGKLEENETTEGQGGREEKPGKKVSEYEGLEWVEDDVYRVIPEALNEQADESEEERGDDVTDDEFGFEGFDVRDQEVKGANDTWNYDNGNLSAYQQLALAHRRDGNQSSFDSQGQKAIEDIKLRVLAMTGRFNLTSTDNQVQRERLTMFTPTCQVPKNTDAEIWADPFSMNMYFQINLTSDDHVVAAKLRLYKLPQNMSLLSSTSSPSEEEDEEDKKIRISIYFYMRSLKKHRSKKKLMDSVVTPLTSEGSHLALDVRQALRYWRQAPRIHASGTNNHGLVVQVEDQEGRPLKPALYVQDSCHTDDNTDNKAYQRVPALFFRACSRYVRVVNGETVTYINCKHKSSRHRS
- the LOC130665187 gene encoding uncharacterized protein LOC130665187 isoform X2, producing MNLKVIIFLNIATCVWTRPANLNLNLNNNKNNENYLLERVSRSLDGSEKNFPFSPKTLETMLEKAILKIITGDLSNGDLLLLRSLNYSLEEILAIRDREFKKNDDNYLGGRDNFREVFDENFESTEKYNNFFKKTDDDDDDSIDIDAYNRQAVLDYENLANKMEEFERKNEDGGGGEGEIEKNGGENKTDDGNDDHLAFARAMEPHVVFKIGYNETGNENNGSEKLEMTTNGNNLFPDLSTVLPGTDKPDGKLEENETTEGQGGREEKPGKKVSEYEGLEWVEDDVYRVIPEALNEQADESEEERGDDVTDDEFGFEGFDVRDQEVKGANDTWNYDNGNLSAYQQLALAHRRDQGQKAIEDIKLRVLAMTGRFNLTSTDNQVQRERLTMFTPTCQVPKNTDAEIWADPFSMNMYFQINLTSDDHVVAAKLRLYKLPQNMSLLSSTSSPSEEEDEEDKKIRISIYFYMRSLKKHRSKKKLMDSVVTPLTSEGSHLALDVRQALRYWRQAPRIHASGTNNHGLVVQVEDQEGRPLKPALYVQDSCHTDDNTDNKAYQRVPALFFRACSRYVRVVNGETVTYINCKHKSSRHRS